The sequence GCGAAGATCGTCTCGTCGGCGCTGAAGAGGTCGAAGACCGAGCGGGAGGCCACGAGGATGATCTTGCGCTGTGCCCGGCTCAGCGCGACGGTGAGGCGGCGCGGGTCTAGCAGGAACTCTCCAGCGGTCAGGAGGTAGTCGCGGTCGCTCTCGGTGGCGGAGACGACGATGGCCGTCCGCTCCCCGCCCTGGAAGCGCTCCACGGTGTCGATGGCGCTGAGGGCGATCGCGCCGGTGTCGGGGTCGATGCGGCTCAGCGCCGGGAGGGCGTCCTGCAGCGCCGCGCGCTGGGCGCGGTGCGGGACGACGACACCCAGCCCACGCTCCGGGTCCAGGTTGTAGACCGCCGGGTCGGCCAGAGCCTGCAGGATCGGGGTGATGAGTTCCTGCTCGAACGGATTGCGCACCTGGCTGGTGTCCTCGTCGTGGACCACCACGACCATCGGGTGCTCGGGCGACAGGACCGCGGCGACGAACGGGTCCGGGTGCGGGCGCGGCTCCAGCACGTCGCGTTTCTCCGAGAAGTAGGGGATACCGTCCTGCTCGTAGACTTCACGGCGGAGGAACGCGGCCATGTCGGCGTGGAGCCGGAAGCTCTGGCTGAACTTGATCATCGGCGGGTTGAGTTCACGCAGCGCCAGGAAGAGCGACTGATAGGTGCGGAATTCCTGGAAGGTTCGGCGCGGCTCGGTATCCCAGGAGTGGTGCACGATCGGCGGGAGCTGACGGTGGTCGCCGACGACGATGAGCTGGCCGTCCGGCGCGAGCGGTAGCGCGGCCATGGCCGCCTCGGGCAGGCTCATCTGCGAGGCCTCGTCGAGCACCAGGCAGGTGAAGAGGTCGTGGCCGAAGAGGCTCTGGCTGCCCCATCGCTTGCTCACCAAACGGTAGACTGCCCCGGGTGTCGCGGCCGCAACGCACCAGCGCTCACCCGCCAGTCGGTCCCAACTCCCTCTCTCGGCGTCAAGACGGATCGCCCCAGGGACATCTTCACGGAGCCGGATCTGGAAGAGCGGCACCGTCAGCAGGCGCGGGTCGAAGTAGCGCATGAAGAGGTTTCGGTCGCGTCCGGCCAGGAGGTCAAGGCGGCGCTGCGCCGCGGCGATCTGCTGCAGCGCGACCCTGGTCGCCGCGTGGGTCTTGCAGGAAACCAGCACGCGGCAGTCGCGGCCGGCAGCGAGCGCGCCCTGCAGCCGGGCGAGCACGGCAAACCCGGTGGTGTAGCTCTTGCCGGTGCCCGGTGGACCCTGGACCAGCAGCACCGGGTCGGCGCCGTGGTCGCCGATGTAGGCGCGCTTGCTCTCCTCGAAGGGGTGGAGGTGCCCCGCTTCGTGGAAAGCATCAAGCCCGGCCAGGAAGCGGCGCTGGCCCTCGGCCGCGGCCGCCGGCCAGTCCACCGTCACCCCGTCGAGATCCACCAGCCGCTCGTAGAGCGTGTTCGGTTCGCCGCGCGCCAGCCCCTCGGAGACCTTCAGGGCGTAGTACCCGTTCCAGTTGTTCGGGTCGGGGTCGAGCGTATAGACCTCGCCGTCCCGCAGCGGCTCGGGGTAGGAGGGGAAGACGAACCCACGTGACCAGTTACCGCCATAGGCATTGGCGAGCTCCACGTCGATGGATGCCTGCGTAGCCCGGCCTTGGTCGTCGCGCTCGACCGTGATGCGCTGGATCCTGGCCCGCATTCGGTACAGCATCTGCTTCGGCGTCGGCGTGAAGGGCGTCTGCTCATTCTCCGGCAGGCGCGAGTCGACCGTCCAGCGCGGGCAGACGATGACGCTGTCGTCCGGCTTGAGCGTCGAGAGCGCAAGGACCTCATCGAGGTCGCCGTCGACCCCCTCCATTTCGACGCGGAGCCTCACCGGCAGCCGGTCGATCAGCTCCTCCACCTTGCACGCCTCGAGCTGTTCTTTCGTCAGCTTGACCCGCGTGGCGTCCGGATTCTTGCGACGGTACTCCTCCTCGTACTCCTGCCGGAGCTTCAGCCGCCGCTCGATCTCGCGCATCGTGTGGCGGACCTCGGGCGACTGGTCATCGGCGCGGTAGCGCACCAGCAGCGTCTCGCCGGCCAGGACCCGCCGCTCGGGCGGGGCGAGCCGCGCTGCCTTCCAGGAACCGAGCTGGACGTGCCGCTCGATGATGACGAACTCCTCCATCGCCTGGCCCAGCGTGCGGGCTTTCTCCTCGAACGTCGCCAGGTCGGGGAGGTGGAAGCTGGTCTTGGTCGTCTGCTTGTTGCCGGGGAAGTCGGCGGCGATGTGCTCCATCGCCTCCAGGCGCCGGGCCTGGAATCCGAGCAGGAGATCCCGGGTGACGCCGCGGTACGGTGCGTAGTCGTCCCGGCCCTTCTCCGGCGGCTCGGGCAGCTCGCCCCAGGCGGCGTATGCGTATTCCAGCGGGATGTCGCTGCCGAAGCGGGCGCGCCGGAAATACCAGCGCCTTCGCGCCTCGGGGTCGACGTCGTCCCGGTCCAGCTTGCCCCAGAAATCAAACAGCCGGGCGCGGAAGATCTCCCGGTACGGCTCGGGCTTGTTCCAATCGAAATTCAGGTAGGCGGCAACCGCGTGGAGCGACTGGCACACCATCGGGTAGTTCTTCAGCTCGCGGATCTCCTGGTCCAGGAAGGTGACGAGGGGCGAGTCGAAGGCGGCGAGCTGCGTCACGAAGTCGTAGAGCGGGGTCGCCCCGAGGATCGCCTCGAAGTGGCGCGCCAGTCCTTCGAGGAGCAGCCGCTGCTCGTGCCGGTCGTAGAAGATCAGATGGATCGGTGCCTCGCGCCTGCCCGTCTCGTCCGGTGCGGCAAGCGACACGATAGCGCGCACGGTGTCGCGGATCCAGCGGAGGAAAACCGCTTCCTCCTTGGCCGGGCTGTCGGGCGGTCCGTCGCTGAGGTGGACGATGTTCTTCGTCCTAACCGGGACGCCGCCCTCGTGCGCCACGACCCGCGCGCCGAGCAGGTAGATGCGGTCGTGCAGGTAGTCGTGCTGGGCGTCGATGTAGACGCAGACCAGGTTCGGGTTGTGCTGGGCATCGCGGTAGGGCAGCGAGCCGTAGCCCTTGCTCGGGATGGCGGAGGGCGCCGGCATGTGCTCGCCCTTCCAGTGGCGATAGCGGCGCGCTCGGTGGACCAGCTCGTCCAGCCGCGGCCCGACCGGCCAGGTGGTTGCGAGCTGGCGGATCAGATCCTCCTTCCCCGCGCCCGGGACGAGATCGCCGTTGACCCCGTTCGCCGGCTGCTTGAGCAGCGCCAGATCGCGCACGCGGTCGATGCCGGCCCGGCGCAGGGCCGTCTTGTCGAACGGCGTCAGGTGGGGCAGGAGCGACAGGTCGTCCTGCTCCGCACTCCACTTCATGCAGAACTCGTTGTAGAGGCAGCCATCGCAGCGGTAGGTCAAGTGAAACGGGAGCGCCGCGAAGTCGGCTTCGGCGACCCGCCGGGCCAGCGATTCCGGCCCGGTCACCAGGTCATGGACCGCTTCGCGGAAGCTCTCGGGGTCTGGGATGATGTCGAGGAAGGCGTCGTCGATGCCGAAGATGTCCCGCGCCGCCTCGCGCTGGCGGGCACGCTCCTCCGCCTCCTCGGCGCGCATCTCCCGTTCGGTGTGGGGAGAGCCACGGTAGAGGACTGCGAGGTCACAACGCTCGCAGGCGATGCCGGCCTCGGCCAGGATCGCCCCCAGCATCTCGCCATAGCAGGCCACCTGTAACCGGTGCTCCAGCCGCGCGGCGGTGGAACTCTTGATGTCGGCGATCAGTGCGGTGAGGTTGCCGCCGTCGTCACGTGCGAGTCGCAGGATGTCGGCATCGCCGCGCAGGTGCCAGTCACCGATGGTGGCAGCCAGTCGGGGTTGGAACAGCACCACGGCCTCGCCCGGCGGCAGATCACGGATGATGTCGAGCACTGCCGCGTTGTCCGGCGCGCGGTCGCTGGCTCCCTCCGGCGCGGCGAACCGGACCGTGCGGGTCGTCGCCTCGATAGCCGCCTCAACGCGCTGCTCGAACGCGCGGCCGGAGCGGGTGAGCAATGGCGGGAGCGACTGGGGGATAACGTCGTAGTCGCGCATGAATCGGGACCCGACCACGCGCTCGTGCAGCCGGAGCCGCAGGTAGCGCTGGCACTGGTCCAGCCGGATGAACTGCGCCAGGTCGGTTGGCGCGATGAGCCGCCGGCCGTCCGGTCCCGGCGGTGCGGCCGGCGCGGGCGCCGCGGCCGGCCTGTCCTGACTCGCCACAATCCGCGTCCCTTCACCCACCCGACATGATGCCACGAGGACGATGCCTGCGGGGATGTGGGTTACATAATGGTAGCAAAGTGACCGACAGCACCGGTAGGGCCGGGTGTGATGGTGTTGCCCGCCCGTGCTCCGGCGTAGGTGCTGCGAGGGACCGACACGGCAGTATGTGCCCGGGGCTAAAACGCTTGGCGTGAGTTAGTCGGGGGCATGTCGTATCCCTTGACAGCGAAGGTGTCCACCGCCATACCAGCGTGTTCTTCCGTCGCTGCCACGAGCGGAGCTCCCGATGACGGTGGACACCTTCCTGACCCCAGTCCCCGTCCTGGTCGACACCTGCTGCCAGACCGAGCTGGAGCCCGAGACGCGGCCCGGCCCCGCGCCGGCCCTGAGCCGCAGCGAGGTGCTGACCCTGGCCATCTTCGGGCAGTGGATGACGTTCTCCAGTGAGCAGGACTGCTCTCGCTACGCCGAGCGGCACCTGCGCCCCTCCTTCCCGACCCTGCCGCATCGCAGCCAAGACCACCGCCTGCTGCGGCGGCATCAGGCCGCCCTGGCCCAGTTCGCCCTCTACCTGGCAGACCAACTTGGCCGGGGGCCAGTGGCGGTGGATGTGCTCGATGTGGCGCCGGCCCCGGTGCGCAATGCCAAGCGCCGCGGGCGGGGCTGGTTGGCGGGCGAGGCCAATATCGGCTTCAGCTTGCGCCTGGGCTGGTTCGCCGGCTTCCGCGTGCTGACCGCGGTCAGCCTGGAGGGGGCGATCACCGGCTGGGGCGTGGCCCCGGCCAGCACCAACGAGCGCCCCCTGGCCGAGACCCTGATCGCTGCCCGCGCGCACCCCGATCCCCGCCTGCCCAGTGTCGGCAGCCCGGTCGGGATCGAGCTGGCCGACAGTGGCTTTGGCGGTGAGGGCTACGAGGCGCACCTGGCGGCCACCTACGGGGTGACGCTGGTGGCCACTCCGCAGCGAGGCAGTCGGCGGCGCTGGCCCAAGGCGGTCCGCCGCTGGGTGGCCCGCCATCGCCAGATCGTGGAGACGGTCATCGGGCGGCTGCGGCACACCTTCGGCCTCGAGCGGGAGCGGCTGCACACCCTGGCGGGCTTCTAGGCGCGGCTGGCGGCCCGGGTGGCGCTGCACAATCTCTGCTGCTGGCTGAATCGGCAGCGGGGACGGCCGCTGCTGGCGGTGCCGGACCTGCTCGCGTGCTAGGCGCCGCGCCACAACTCACACCAAGCGTTAAAGCCGGCGGGCTGAATAGGGGTAAGCCCACTGAAGGGGCTATGATGCCGACATGCCGGTGTATCCGTTCCGGCATCCTGCCGAGAGCCGTGACCCCAGCCCCTTCAGTGGGCTTCGCCGTGTCAGCCCGGGGATTTCCCCCGGGGCACGAACTGGGCGGCGGGCACCCCATCACCTGGGTGAAAGCACTGCTCCGCCCCAGCCGGCTTTAGCCGGCTTTTCCTTGTGAGCACGGGGGTCACCCCCGGGCCCTGAGCACGGCGCGAAGATGGTCACGGCACTCGCCCCCGGCACGCACCATGGCGAGGGAACCCGTCACACCACCTGTCGCGACAATGGGCATCCGGACCCCGATCTCCCCATGGGAACCGGTGGACCACCTCGCGCGTCAAGCCTCGTCCATCGCGACCTGGGGTTCGTCCGCCAGCATGGGAGGCGTATCGCTGGCGCGCACTGAGGGGAACACGGAGGCCAGTAGCACGAGGGCGACGAGCGCGGAGCCACAGAAGAAAAGCGACTCCCGGACCCCGAACCGCTCACCGGCGACGCCACCGACAGCGTTGGTGATGATCATCGCCGCAAAGATCAGGGTCGAGCGGACGGCGAAGACCCGGCCCAGCAGGCGATCCGGGGTGTGCCGCTGGACCAGCGTGACGCTCGGCACCAGCACCATCATACTCCCCATCCCGCTGATCGCCATGAGCGCGACGGCTAGCCACAGGTGGGACACCATCGCCGTGCCCATCACCCCGAGCCCCATCACCACCAGGCCGACGACGACGGAGAGCCCCGTCCGCACCGACGAGAGGCTGGTCAGCCAGAACCCGGCCAGGATCGAGCCGACGCTGATGCCGGTCCCGAGCATCGAGTACTCCCACTCACCGCCGCCCAGCACCTCCCAGGCGTAGCCGACCAGCAGCGGGAAGGTCGCCCCAAGGGTCAGCGGGCCGAGCAGCATGACCGCCGTGTTGGCCCGCACCAGCGGCTGCCGCCAGGTGAAGGCGACCCCCTCCCGCATGTCGTGCCAGATCGAGCTGGTCACCGCGTCACGCTCCGGCGGCGCCCCGCGGGGGCGGATTGACGCGATGCACAGCGCCGACACGACGAACATCAGCCCATCGAAGATGAAGGCAGCGGCCAGACCTTGCTCCGACCCGAACCAGACACTCGCCGTGCTGACCAGGATGCCGCCCAGCGGATAGCCGAGCACGTCGGCGGTGTTCTCCATGATCCCGTTGAGCGAGTTGGCCGCGTGCAGTTCGTCGGACTTGACGATCGAGGGCAACAGGGCGGTCTTGGCCGGACGGAACACAAGCGCCAGCGTGTTCACCCAGAAGAGAATGAGGTAGACCAGCCAGAGGTGGATGTGCGCCACGACGGGGATCAGCACCACCGCCGGGACCCGCAGCAGGTTGCTGACGATCATCGCCCGGCGCCGGTCCCAGCGGTCGACGAAGCTGCCGGCGGCCAGCCCGAAGAGGAGGTCGGGCAGTGCGGTGGCGACGAAGGCGATTCCGGTCTCGGTAAGGGAACCCGTCAGGCGGTAGACGAGCGCCGCGAGGGCCACGCGGTGCACGCGGTCGCCTAGCGTCGAGAACAGCTCGGCCCCCCAGAGTGCGGCGAAGTCCCGATTACGACGCAGGAGCCCGAAGCTGTGGCCGGCCCGGCCCATGATCCCTCCCTGCGCGGTCTCCCCGCGTGTCGTGGCAACGCTTGGTGAGGAGTATAACCGCCCCTGTGCCGCCGAACAAGCAAGAAGACAACTCGGACCTGACGGAGAGCGTGCATCGAAGGATGCACCGGTCACGCTGCCAATAAGCGGAGAGAGGCTCGTATCGGCCTGGGTGAACCCCGAGACATCCCCAATCGGCAGCCACAAACGCCGATCCCTGCGCAGGGTGCGGGACGCGCGCCACCCTATGTTCCTCCCGAATCGCCGCCACCGTCAGCCGATATGCGCCGTGCGTGCTCCTAATGAACGTTGACGAATTAGCTTGGTCTACCCGCCAGCAACCTGCTCCCCCTCGTGTCATCCCGAGCGCAGCGAAAGATCTCGCGTCAGACCGGCCCCGCACCGGGGAGATCCTTCGCTTCGCTCAGGATGACGGCAACCGGGCATCTGGGCAGCTCCGGTGTAGCACGGTAATTCGTCAAGCTTCATCAAGCTTCATAAGGAGACACCTCGCTTCTCAGCGCAGATAGCCGAGCTTCCGCGCGAGGTCGACGCCGAGGCGGCCGAGCTGGACATCAGCGCCAGATTCGCCCAGTGGGGATATTTCGAAGCGTGCGCGCTCGAAGTACTGCACCAGTCGGCCACCCGCTTCGAACGGCTCGCTGATCGGGAAGCCGAACATGGCGAGCCCGCCGCCGGCCTCCCAGCGCTCCAGGAACGGCCCGCTCAGAGTGTGCTCTGTCTCAGGGAAGTAGCGCCGCGTGTCGGACGCAGCCTCGGCCGGGGCGGTCGGGAATGCCTGCGGCGCGACCTCCACGCCGACCCGGCCCAGCGACACCTCGAAGGGCGTCCCGGCAAGCTCGGGATGGTATTCAAACCGCGCCCGCTCGAAGTACTGCACCGTGTGCACGACCCCGGTCACCGGGTCGCGCTCGGCGAACTCCTCGGAGATCGGGAACCCGAAGGCGGCCAACCCGCCGCGCTCCTCCCAGTAGCGCTTGAAGCCATACGCCAGCGAGTGGCCCGTCTCCGGGAAGTTGACCCGATCCGGCTGGGGATCGAAAGCGGGGATGGGAACGAAGGCCGGGTGGATCGGCTCCAGGGTAAGGATGTAGGTCGCGCTGACCCGCGTCCCGAACTCACCGGCGGCCGTGACCGTCCAGGGGCCCTCCGGCAACCGGTGGCGAGGTCCAAGATCGACCGTGAGGACGCCGCCCGCATCGGCGGCGAGGTCGCGCCAGACCCGGCGCGGCCCGTCCTGAGGGGTGAGCCAGACCGTGGCCGGCTCGCCCGGCGCGAAGCCATCAGCGGTGAAGCGCAGCCGCGGCCCGTCCG is a genomic window of Sphaerobacter thermophilus DSM 20745 containing:
- a CDS encoding bifunctional RecB family nuclease/DEAD/DEAH box helicase: MASQDRPAAAPAPAAPPGPDGRRLIAPTDLAQFIRLDQCQRYLRLRLHERVVGSRFMRDYDVIPQSLPPLLTRSGRAFEQRVEAAIEATTRTVRFAAPEGASDRAPDNAAVLDIIRDLPPGEAVVLFQPRLAATIGDWHLRGDADILRLARDDGGNLTALIADIKSSTAARLEHRLQVACYGEMLGAILAEAGIACERCDLAVLYRGSPHTEREMRAEEAEERARQREAARDIFGIDDAFLDIIPDPESFREAVHDLVTGPESLARRVAEADFAALPFHLTYRCDGCLYNEFCMKWSAEQDDLSLLPHLTPFDKTALRRAGIDRVRDLALLKQPANGVNGDLVPGAGKEDLIRQLATTWPVGPRLDELVHRARRYRHWKGEHMPAPSAIPSKGYGSLPYRDAQHNPNLVCVYIDAQHDYLHDRIYLLGARVVAHEGGVPVRTKNIVHLSDGPPDSPAKEEAVFLRWIRDTVRAIVSLAAPDETGRREAPIHLIFYDRHEQRLLLEGLARHFEAILGATPLYDFVTQLAAFDSPLVTFLDQEIRELKNYPMVCQSLHAVAAYLNFDWNKPEPYREIFRARLFDFWGKLDRDDVDPEARRRWYFRRARFGSDIPLEYAYAAWGELPEPPEKGRDDYAPYRGVTRDLLLGFQARRLEAMEHIAADFPGNKQTTKTSFHLPDLATFEEKARTLGQAMEEFVIIERHVQLGSWKAARLAPPERRVLAGETLLVRYRADDQSPEVRHTMREIERRLKLRQEYEEEYRRKNPDATRVKLTKEQLEACKVEELIDRLPVRLRVEMEGVDGDLDEVLALSTLKPDDSVIVCPRWTVDSRLPENEQTPFTPTPKQMLYRMRARIQRITVERDDQGRATQASIDVELANAYGGNWSRGFVFPSYPEPLRDGEVYTLDPDPNNWNGYYALKVSEGLARGEPNTLYERLVDLDGVTVDWPAAAAEGQRRFLAGLDAFHEAGHLHPFEESKRAYIGDHGADPVLLVQGPPGTGKSYTTGFAVLARLQGALAAGRDCRVLVSCKTHAATRVALQQIAAAQRRLDLLAGRDRNLFMRYFDPRLLTVPLFQIRLREDVPGAIRLDAERGSWDRLAGERWCVAAATPGAVYRLVSKRWGSQSLFGHDLFTCLVLDEASQMSLPEAAMAALPLAPDGQLIVVGDHRQLPPIVHHSWDTEPRRTFQEFRTYQSLFLALRELNPPMIKFSQSFRLHADMAAFLRREVYEQDGIPYFSEKRDVLEPRPHPDPFVAAVLSPEHPMVVVVHDEDTSQVRNPFEQELITPILQALADPAVYNLDPERGLGVVVPHRAQRAALQDALPALSRIDPDTGAIALSAIDTVERFQGGERTAIVVSATESDRDYLLTAGEFLLDPRRLTVALSRAQRKIILVASRSVFDLFSADETIFANALLWKHLLRRTCTVKLWSGERAGHRVEVWGNAKTAPAP
- a CDS encoding MFS transporter; its protein translation is MGRAGHSFGLLRRNRDFAALWGAELFSTLGDRVHRVALAALVYRLTGSLTETGIAFVATALPDLLFGLAAGSFVDRWDRRRAMIVSNLLRVPAVVLIPVVAHIHLWLVYLILFWVNTLALVFRPAKTALLPSIVKSDELHAANSLNGIMENTADVLGYPLGGILVSTASVWFGSEQGLAAAFIFDGLMFVVSALCIASIRPRGAPPERDAVTSSIWHDMREGVAFTWRQPLVRANTAVMLLGPLTLGATFPLLVGYAWEVLGGGEWEYSMLGTGISVGSILAGFWLTSLSSVRTGLSVVVGLVVMGLGVMGTAMVSHLWLAVALMAISGMGSMMVLVPSVTLVQRHTPDRLLGRVFAVRSTLIFAAMIITNAVGGVAGERFGVRESLFFCGSALVALVLLASVFPSVRASDTPPMLADEPQVAMDEA